In Candidatus Rokuibacteriota bacterium, a single window of DNA contains:
- a CDS encoding TIGR03618 family F420-dependent PPOX class oxidoreductase: MAIQTADVIMPGNENAFETGRRGQISSIAELDESYRWLLEKNVTATLATVKRNGLPQLTPIWVAHDGVNILVNTKKGRLKDRNMRERSDVAILCVNPANPYHWMAINGKVVEMIEETDPAKGREATDNVNELAQRYINTTPYPLRDPKGEVRVLFKVRPTYVMTFGPPPTS; this comes from the coding sequence ATGGCCATCCAAACCGCTGACGTCATCATGCCAGGAAATGAGAACGCATTCGAGACCGGCCGGCGTGGGCAGATATCGTCGATCGCCGAACTCGACGAGTCCTACCGTTGGCTGCTCGAAAAGAACGTTACTGCAACCTTGGCCACGGTCAAGCGAAACGGACTGCCCCAACTGACACCGATCTGGGTGGCCCATGATGGCGTCAACATCCTCGTGAACACCAAGAAGGGCCGTCTCAAAGACCGGAACATGCGGGAGCGGTCAGACGTGGCTATCCTGTGCGTCAATCCGGCGAACCCGTACCACTGGATGGCGATCAACGGCAAGGTCGTGGAGATGATCGAGGAGACCGACCCCGCGAAGGGCCGCGAGGCCACGGACAATGTGAACGAGCTGGCCCAGCGCTACATCAACACAACACCCTACCCGCTGCGAGATCCCAAGGGCGAAGTGCGCGTGCTCTTCAAGGTGCGGCCCACATACGTCATGACGTTTGGCCCGCCCCCGACCAGCTGA
- a CDS encoding RNA-binding protein, which produces MAHKIYVGGLSFSTSDDRLREMFAVAGGVESAAVVMDRDTGRSRGFGFVEMATAEQAADAVKQFNGQAVDGRTLKVELSTGAGAGRGSGSSRG; this is translated from the coding sequence ATGGCGCATAAAATTTATGTCGGAGGCTTGTCCTTCTCCACGTCGGACGACCGCCTGCGTGAGATGTTCGCGGTGGCCGGCGGGGTCGAATCCGCCGCAGTCGTGATGGATCGTGACACGGGTCGCTCGCGCGGATTCGGCTTCGTCGAGATGGCGACGGCCGAGCAGGCCGCCGACGCGGTCAAGCAGTTCAATGGCCAGGCCGTGGACGGCCGGACGCTCAAGGTCGAGCTGTCGACTGGTGCGGGCGCAGGCCGGGGCAGCGGCAGCAGCCGCGGGTAG
- a CDS encoding methyltransferase domain-containing protein — translation MDTSARDFRRFDEGDDSAFYSFPRRVVHIDDGAIAALTRLYTALVPTGGRVLDLMGSWRSHLPASFGGTVIGLGLNAVEMAENPQLTAAVVHDLNREPGLPFAVAAFDAVMCAVAVQYLTRPLEVFREIRRVLRPGAPFVVSFSNRCFPDKAVALWRVTDDQEHVEIVTAYFADSAEPGRAWAAVETFEHAPRRGDPLYAVWARRAPGDSASLC, via the coding sequence GTGGACACCTCAGCGCGGGACTTCCGCCGGTTCGACGAGGGCGACGACTCCGCTTTCTACTCGTTCCCGCGTCGGGTCGTCCACATCGACGACGGCGCCATCGCAGCTCTCACGCGACTCTACACGGCGCTCGTCCCCACAGGCGGGCGCGTGCTCGACCTCATGGGGTCGTGGCGGAGCCACCTTCCTGCGAGCTTCGGCGGCACGGTGATCGGTCTCGGCTTGAACGCGGTGGAGATGGCCGAGAACCCGCAGCTTACCGCCGCCGTCGTCCACGACCTCAACCGCGAGCCCGGCCTGCCGTTCGCGGTTGCGGCCTTCGACGCGGTCATGTGCGCAGTCGCCGTCCAGTACCTCACGCGGCCGCTCGAAGTCTTCCGGGAGATCCGCCGGGTGCTGCGCCCCGGCGCGCCGTTCGTCGTGAGCTTCAGCAATCGGTGCTTCCCCGACAAGGCCGTCGCCCTCTGGCGCGTCACGGACGACCAGGAGCACGTCGAGATCGTCACCGCCTACTTCGCGGACTCGGCGGAACCGGGCCGCGCCTGGGCCGCGGTGGAGACTTTCGAGCACGCGCCGCGGCGGGGCGATCCCCTCTACGCCGTCTGGGCGCGGCGCGCCCCCGGTGATTCCGCCTCACTCTGTTAG
- a CDS encoding phage tail sheath subtilisin-like domain-containing protein, with protein sequence MPEYLAPGVYVEEMSIHLKPIEGVPTSTAGFIGPCHKGPIKRATLVTSLADFERTYGSGRRLRLDGGAPRSNYTWHAVRAFFKEGGRRLYVARVPRWKAGDCQKALKCFEATEEISIVAAPGSTFGHEDGGTGTAIAKVLIEHAERMRYRFAVLDSGPGQSIEDVRAMRAGLTSSKAALYYPWVRVKDPRNARELSLPPSGFVAGIYARVDLARGASKPPANEVVKLAVGLDHKVTEASLTVLNSESINCIRAFAPRDFRVWGGRTLSADSEWKYVNVRRLFIYLEASIDKGTQWAVFEPNAEPLWAKIRRAVEDFLTSEWRSGRLPGSRPEEAFFVKCDRSTMTQADIDQGRLICVVGVAVVRPSEFVIFRIGQWTADRPPSHHKRRRRSARRGAR encoded by the coding sequence ATCAAGAGGGCGACCCTCGTCACCAGCCTCGCAGACTTCGAGCGGACGTATGGCAGCGGCCGGAGGCTACGGCTCGATGGCGGCGCCCCCAGGTCGAACTACACGTGGCATGCCGTGCGCGCGTTCTTCAAGGAAGGCGGGCGTCGTCTCTACGTGGCGCGCGTTCCTCGGTGGAAGGCCGGCGACTGCCAGAAGGCGTTGAAGTGCTTCGAGGCCACCGAGGAGATCTCGATCGTCGCGGCGCCCGGGTCGACCTTCGGGCATGAAGACGGCGGAACTGGAACAGCGATCGCCAAGGTCTTGATCGAGCACGCGGAGCGGATGCGGTACCGATTCGCCGTGCTGGACTCAGGGCCCGGGCAGTCGATCGAAGACGTCCGCGCGATGCGGGCGGGACTCACGTCCTCGAAAGCCGCGCTGTATTACCCGTGGGTACGCGTGAAGGACCCGAGGAACGCGCGCGAACTGTCGCTGCCGCCGAGCGGTTTCGTCGCCGGCATCTACGCGCGGGTTGATCTCGCCCGAGGCGCGAGCAAGCCGCCGGCGAACGAGGTGGTCAAGCTGGCCGTCGGGCTCGACCACAAGGTCACCGAGGCTTCGCTGACGGTGCTCAACTCGGAGTCCATCAACTGCATCCGTGCCTTCGCGCCGCGCGACTTCCGGGTCTGGGGCGGGCGGACATTGAGCGCGGACTCCGAATGGAAGTACGTCAACGTCCGCCGCCTCTTCATATATCTCGAGGCCTCGATCGACAAGGGCACGCAGTGGGCGGTCTTCGAGCCGAACGCCGAGCCGCTCTGGGCCAAGATCAGGCGCGCGGTAGAGGACTTCCTGACGAGTGAGTGGCGCTCCGGCAGGCTGCCCGGCAGCAGGCCGGAAGAGGCCTTCTTCGTGAAGTGCGACCGCTCGACCATGACGCAGGCCGACATCGACCAGGGGCGGCTCATCTGCGTCGTCGGCGTGGCGGTGGTGCGACCGTCCGAGTTCGTCATTTTCCGCATCGGGCAATGGACCGCCGATCGACCGCCGTCACACCACAAGCGGCGGCGGCGCTCAGCTCGGCGCGGCGCACGATGA